From the Lepus europaeus isolate LE1 chromosome 12, mLepTim1.pri, whole genome shotgun sequence genome, one window contains:
- the FIBCD1 gene encoding fibrinogen C domain-containing protein 1: MVKERWKTTGGASQLEAPPRDKPQRPSCGYALCTVLLALAVLLAVAVTGTVLFLNHAHAPGTAPPPVVSTGPAGANSALVTVERPDSSHLSIVIDPRCPDLADGFARLEGAQASVLQALSQHQAQPRRAGEQEQELLDTLAEQLPRLLARASELQAECTGLRKGHGSLGQGLSALQHEQGRLIQLLSESQGHMAHLVTSVSDVLDALQRDRGLGRPRVKADLQRAPARAARPRGCASGSRPRDCLDVLLSGQQDDGVYSVFPTHYPAGFQVYCDMRTDGGGWTVFQRREDGSVNFFRGWEAYRDGFGKLTGEHWLGLKRIHALTTQAAYELHVDLEDFDNGTAYAHYGSFGVGLFSVDPEEDGYPLTVAGYSGTAGDSLLKHSGMKFTTKDRDSDHSENNCAAFYRGAWWYRNCHTSNLNGQYLRGAHASYADGVEWSSWTGWQYSLKFSEMKIRPVREDR, translated from the exons CGGCCGAGCTGCGGCTATGCCCTGTGCACCGTGCTGCTGGCCCTGGCCGTGCTGCTGGCCGTGGCCGTCACCGGCACCGTCCTCTTCCTGAACCACGCCCACGCGCCGGGCACGGCGCCCCCGCCCGTGGTCAGCACGGGGCCGGCCGGGGCCAACAGCGCGCTGGTCACCGTGGAGAGGCCGGACAGCTCGCACCTGAGCATCGTCATCGACCCGCGCTGCCCCGACCTTGCCGACGGCTTCGCCCGCCTGGAGGGCGCCCAGGCTTCCGTGCTGCAGGCGCTGAGCCAGCACCAGGCCCAGCCGCGGCGGGCCGgcgagcaggagcaggagctgctggACACGCTGGCCGAGCAGCTGCCCCGGCTGCTGGCCCGGGCCTCGGAGCTGCAGGCCGAGTGCACGGGGCTGCGCAAGGGCCACGGCTCCCTGGGCCAGGGGCTCAGCGCCCTGCAGCACGAGCAGGGCCGGCTCATCCAG CTTCTGTCCGAGAGCCAAGGCCACATGGCTCACCTGGTGACCTCGGTCAGCGATGTCCTGGACGCCCTGCAGAGGGACCGGGGGCTGGGCCGGCCCCGCGTCAAGGCCGATCTTCAGAGAGCACCTGCCAGGGCCGCCCGGCCCCGGGGCTGTGCCAGCG GCTCTCGGCCCCGGGACTGCCTGGACGTCCTCCTGAGCGGGCAGCAGGACGACGGCGTCTACTCCGTCTTCCCCACGCACTACCCCGCCGGCTTCCAGGTCTACTGCGACATGCGCACGGACGGCGGAGGCTGGACG gtgttTCAGCGCCGGGAAGACGGCTCCGTGAACTTCTTCCGGGGCTGGGAGGCATACCGGGACGGCTTCGGCAAGCTCACGGGCGAGCACTGGCTAG GCCTCAAGAGGATCCACGCCCTGACCACCCAGGCCGCCTACGAGCTGCACGTGGACCTGGAAGACTTCGACAACGGCACGGCCTACGCCCACTACGGGAGCTTTGGCGTGGGCCTGTTCTCCGTGGACCCCGAGGAGGATGGGTACCCGCTCACCGTGGCCGGCTACTCGGGCACCGCAG GCGACTCCCTCCTGAAGCACAGCGGCATGAAGTTCACCACCAAGGACCGCGACAGCGACCACTCGGAGAACAACTGTGCCGCCTTCTACCGTGGCGCCTGGTGGTACCGCAACTGCCACACCTCCAACCTCAACGGGCAGTACCTGCGCGGCGCGCACGCCTCCTATGCCGACGGCGTCGAGTGGTCCTCGTGGACCGGCTGGCAGTACTCGCTCAAGTTCTCCGAGATGAAGATCCGGCCAGTCCGGGAGGACCGCTAG